From the Planktothricoides raciborskii GIHE-MW2 genome, the window TGCTGTAAGCCCCTGTCAAAAGTCATCATTTCCTGGATGTTTGACCCGCCAATCGGGGCAGCGATCGGAGAAATCGGAATTATTCACATTTTTCTGCCAATTCTGGGTGAATTTGTCCCCAAAAACTCCGATTTTTTCCGGCAAACCGCTGCGGTAGAGAATATAATGGATCTGTATGTGCCAACCTAATCTCACATCTTCATGGATTAAACAGACAAGACTTGATAAATCTTCACTCAGATACCTAAAAATTGGCAATTGTGTAAATTTTACCCGATGGGGAAACAGCTAAATTATGGCTGGCTGAGATGGCTGGCTGAGATAGATTTAAATAAACTGAAGTCAATGAAGGATATTTACGAGGTGTTCAAATGAGTCAACGAAAAAATGGTTTAAAAAAATTGGCTGGCTTATTCCTCTATCCAGCCTTAATCAATTGTTTTGGCTTGTTGCCGTATCAAGCAGCAAAATCGGAGCCAGTCGATTTTCAAATTAGTCAATGGGGCGGCGGGGGTGGTGGGGGCTGGCCTCAACCAGCATATCGTGGGGCTCCAGCCAGAACCATTGGCGGAGGTACTCGCGGGGATGGTTGCATTTCTGAGGATTTGCCCAAACCCAGTGCATTAATTCCTACCAATAATGTCTGGACGACTCTTTCCGATCGCCCCAAATTTTTCTGGTATGTTCCTTCCACTAAAGCCAAAACCGCAGAATTTGTAGTTTTGGATCAAAATGGTGAAGAAGTTTATAGTAAAATGCTCGATCTGAGTCAGGTGAAAACTGGGACAATTATCGAAGAAAATCTCCCCCCAGATGTTTCTTTAGAAACAGGTGAAGTCTATACCTGGCAGTTGTCAATCGTTTGCAATCCCCAACGCCGAAGTGGAGATGTTTATCTGGAAGGTTGGGTGGAATCCTTAGACCTGGAAGCAGACCAACTGAATCAACTACAAACGAATCTGAAACAAGCCGGTGAAGATAGTTGGAAACAAGCAGAAGTCTATCTAAATGCCGGGATTTACAATGAACTGGTGAGTTTATTGGCTCAGAATCGTTGTGATTATCAAAATGAATGGCAAGAGTTGTTAAATTGGATGGGTTTGGAAGCACAAGTAGGGACTGATACGATCGCCCAATGTGCCGTGCAAAACAACT encodes:
- a CDS encoding DUF928 domain-containing protein, giving the protein MSQRKNGLKKLAGLFLYPALINCFGLLPYQAAKSEPVDFQISQWGGGGGGGWPQPAYRGAPARTIGGGTRGDGCISEDLPKPSALIPTNNVWTTLSDRPKFFWYVPSTKAKTAEFVVLDQNGEEVYSKMLDLSQVKTGTIIEENLPPDVSLETGEVYTWQLSIVCNPQRRSGDVYLEGWVESLDLEADQLNQLQTNLKQAGEDSWKQAEVYLNAGIYNELVSLLAQNRCDYQNEWQELLNWMGLEAQVGTDTIAQCAVQNN